A region from the Phycisphaerales bacterium genome encodes:
- a CDS encoding anthranilate synthase component I family protein, with amino-acid sequence MLLTPASPVVPAGVRDIRIETAPEAYMSGVARAKAHIAAGDCYQINLTHAMRATLLGSARGVFARLLEAADPWHGAYVEWNDAGVHHAVASASPELFLEFDAGTRRVRTRPMKGTRRSLEQRDELWSSEKERAELHMIVDLMRNDLSRVCEVGSVRVASPRTIEQHGTPSSLPGIGTSILQATALVEGKLRDDVGLDALLAATFPPGSITGAPKIRVMQLIDVLEERSRGPYCGCVGGLFDNGDLELNVAIRTALIQGNEVEYAVGAGIVADSDPKAEWEETLVKAGPLRALERG; translated from the coding sequence ATGCTCCTGACGCCCGCAAGCCCCGTGGTGCCCGCGGGCGTGCGCGACATTCGAATCGAGACCGCACCAGAGGCTTATATGTCCGGCGTTGCCCGCGCCAAGGCGCACATTGCCGCGGGAGACTGCTATCAGATCAACCTCACCCACGCGATGCGTGCCACGCTCCTTGGCTCGGCGCGGGGCGTCTTCGCGCGACTGCTCGAGGCGGCCGATCCCTGGCACGGAGCGTATGTGGAATGGAACGACGCGGGCGTCCACCACGCCGTCGCCAGCGCCAGCCCGGAGTTGTTCCTTGAGTTCGATGCCGGCACGCGCCGGGTCCGAACGCGCCCCATGAAGGGCACACGCCGATCGCTCGAACAACGCGACGAACTCTGGTCGAGCGAGAAGGAGCGGGCCGAACTCCACATGATCGTGGACCTGATGCGCAACGACCTCTCGCGTGTGTGTGAGGTTGGCTCCGTCCGAGTCGCCTCGCCCCGGACGATCGAACAGCATGGCACGCCATCGTCCTTACCTGGGATCGGCACCTCGATTCTGCAAGCCACGGCGTTGGTTGAAGGCAAGTTGCGCGACGACGTGGGGCTTGACGCGCTCCTCGCGGCGACGTTCCCGCCAGGGTCCATCACCGGCGCCCCCAAGATCCGCGTCATGCAACTCATCGATGTACTCGAGGAGCGATCACGCGGGCCGTACTGCGGCTGCGTCGGCGGCCTCTTCGACAACGGCGATCTCGAGTTGAACGTCGCGATCCGCACGGCCCTGATTCAGGGGAATGAGGTCGAGTACGCCGTGGGCGCCGGGATCGTCGCCGACAGCGATCCAAAGGCCGAATGGGAGGAGACGCTGGTTAAGGCAGGGCCGCTCCGGGCACTCGAACGAGGCTGA
- a CDS encoding pyruvate, phosphate dikinase — protein sequence MRNKPGKMVFFFGKTKTEGRAEMKQLLGGKGANLADMTSIGLPVPPGFTITTDTCAAYYKAGQRLPHGLMNEVHKNIAMLEKETGKKFGSNDNPLLVSVRSGAAVSMPGMMDTILNLGLTDAAVVGLANATGNTRFAYDAYRRLINMFGDVVMGVDHHYFEEAFNKIKRKYSATQDTDVPEQGMVELCEAYKAVYQRYVGEVFPQNPFKQLELAIEAVFKSWNGDRAISYRRIAGIQGLNGTAVNVQTMAYGNMGDDSGTGVAFTRNPATGENEFYGEFLINAQGEDVVAGIRTPQSVDQMPKWNKKVYQQLLEIKTKLEKHYRDMQDIEFTIERGKLYMLQTRNGKRNGVASVKIACEMVRERLIDEKTAILRIPAQDLTQLLLPSFDPSKKKAEVLTTGIPASPGAAVGKLAFTAAEAVERAHKGEKVILVRRETSPEDVEGMHSAVGILTSTGGRTSHAAVVACGWGKCCVVGAGELQIDEAKGTLTVKGNKLSRNDVVSLDGGTGEVMAGEISTVEPKLSGDFAQVMKWADKYRKLGVRTNADTPEDADRARGFGAEGIGLCRTEHMFFEGDRIKAMREMILAETLEAREKALNKLLPFQRDDFIGIFTSMKGLPVTIRLIDPPLHEFLPHEEKAQKEMAQQLGVSVDKVKSRVTALHEMNPMLGHRGCRLCVTYPEILKMQVRAIVEAAIDCLRDNLKVYPEIMIPLVGTKAELDALRAQVEETIAAVKTEEDYRPKLDIKIGTMIEIPRAAVTADEIAQSADFFSFGTNDLTQLTFGYSRDDVNTFLPDYLSKDLLPADPFQTIDQGGVGKLVKMGVERGRSTKGDLKVGVCGEHGGDPKSVHFFHKAGMDYVSCSPFRVPIARLAAAQAALMK from the coding sequence ATGCGGAACAAACCGGGCAAGATGGTCTTCTTCTTCGGGAAGACCAAGACCGAGGGCCGGGCCGAGATGAAGCAACTGCTGGGCGGCAAGGGCGCGAACCTCGCCGACATGACGTCGATTGGGCTTCCCGTGCCCCCCGGGTTCACGATCACGACGGACACGTGCGCGGCGTACTACAAGGCCGGACAGCGCCTCCCCCACGGGCTCATGAACGAGGTCCACAAGAACATCGCGATGCTCGAGAAGGAAACGGGGAAGAAGTTCGGGAGCAACGACAACCCGCTCCTCGTCTCGGTGCGTTCGGGCGCGGCGGTGTCGATGCCCGGGATGATGGACACGATTCTGAATTTGGGCCTGACCGACGCCGCCGTCGTCGGCCTCGCGAATGCGACGGGCAACACCCGTTTCGCGTACGACGCGTACCGGCGCCTCATCAACATGTTCGGCGACGTCGTCATGGGCGTCGATCACCACTACTTTGAGGAGGCTTTCAACAAGATCAAGCGGAAATACAGCGCCACCCAGGACACCGATGTGCCCGAGCAGGGCATGGTCGAGTTGTGCGAGGCGTACAAGGCCGTCTATCAGCGCTACGTCGGCGAGGTCTTTCCCCAGAACCCCTTCAAGCAACTCGAACTCGCCATCGAGGCGGTCTTCAAGAGTTGGAACGGCGATCGCGCCATCTCGTACCGGCGTATCGCCGGGATCCAGGGGCTCAACGGGACCGCCGTCAACGTCCAGACGATGGCCTATGGCAACATGGGTGATGACTCGGGAACCGGCGTCGCCTTCACGCGGAATCCGGCCACCGGCGAGAACGAGTTCTATGGCGAGTTCCTCATCAACGCCCAGGGCGAGGACGTCGTCGCCGGCATCCGCACGCCCCAGAGCGTCGACCAGATGCCCAAATGGAACAAGAAGGTCTATCAGCAACTCCTCGAGATCAAGACCAAACTCGAGAAGCACTACCGCGACATGCAGGACATCGAGTTCACCATCGAGCGCGGCAAGTTGTACATGCTCCAGACGCGCAACGGCAAGCGCAACGGTGTCGCCTCCGTCAAGATCGCCTGCGAGATGGTCCGCGAACGCCTCATCGACGAGAAGACCGCGATCCTCCGCATCCCCGCGCAGGACCTCACGCAACTTCTCCTGCCGAGTTTCGACCCCTCGAAGAAGAAGGCCGAGGTGCTGACGACGGGGATCCCCGCGAGCCCCGGCGCGGCCGTGGGCAAACTCGCCTTCACCGCCGCCGAGGCCGTCGAGCGCGCCCACAAGGGCGAGAAGGTCATCCTCGTCCGTCGCGAGACCAGCCCCGAGGACGTCGAGGGGATGCACTCGGCCGTGGGCATCCTGACGAGCACCGGCGGGCGCACCAGCCATGCGGCGGTCGTCGCGTGCGGCTGGGGCAAGTGCTGCGTCGTCGGCGCGGGCGAACTCCAGATCGACGAGGCCAAGGGCACGCTCACCGTCAAGGGGAACAAACTCTCCCGCAACGACGTCGTCTCGCTCGATGGCGGGACGGGCGAGGTGATGGCGGGCGAGATCTCCACCGTCGAGCCGAAACTCTCCGGCGACTTCGCCCAGGTCATGAAGTGGGCCGACAAGTATCGCAAACTAGGCGTGCGCACCAACGCCGACACCCCCGAGGACGCCGACCGCGCCCGCGGCTTTGGCGCCGAGGGCATCGGCCTCTGCCGCACCGAGCACATGTTCTTCGAGGGCGACCGCATCAAGGCGATGCGCGAGATGATCCTCGCCGAGACGCTCGAGGCCCGTGAGAAGGCCCTCAACAAACTCCTCCCCTTCCAGCGAGACGACTTCATCGGCATCTTCACGAGCATGAAGGGCTTGCCCGTCACCATCCGCCTCATCGATCCGCCCCTCCACGAGTTCCTCCCCCACGAGGAAAAGGCGCAGAAGGAAATGGCCCAGCAACTCGGCGTCTCGGTGGACAAGGTCAAGAGCCGCGTCACCGCCCTTCACGAGATGAACCCCATGCTCGGGCACCGCGGCTGCCGACTCTGCGTCACCTATCCCGAGATCCTCAAGATGCAGGTCCGGGCGATCGTCGAGGCCGCCATCGACTGCCTCCGCGACAACCTCAAGGTCTACCCGGAGATCATGATCCCCCTCGTCGGCACCAAGGCCGAACTCGACGCCCTGCGAGCCCAGGTCGAAGAGACCATCGCCGCCGTCAAGACCGAGGAGGACTACCGCCCCAAACTCGACATCAAGATCGGCACGATGATCGAAATCCCCCGGGCCGCCGTCACCGCCGATGAGATCGCCCAGTCCGCCGACTTCTTCTCCTTCGGCACCAACGACCTCACCCAACTCACCTTCGGCTACTCGCGTGACGACGTCAACACCTTCCTCCCCGATTATCTCAGCAAGGACCTCCTCCCCGCCGACCCCTTCCAGACCATCGATCAGGGCGGCGTGGGCAAACTCGTCAAGATGGGCGTCGAACGAGGCCGCTCCACCAAGGGCGACCTCAAGGTCGGCGTCTGCGGCGAGCACGGCGGCGACCCCAAGAGCGTCCACTTCTTCCACAAGGCGGGGATGGACTACGTCTCCTGCTCGCCGTTCCGCGTCCCCATCGCCCGCCTCGCCGCCGCCCAAGCCGCGTTGATGAAGTGA
- a CDS encoding 2-oxo acid dehydrogenase subunit E2 translates to MSISITMPRLSDTMQQGTVVKWNVKEGQQVKSGDVIADIETDKATMELQTFDDGTIASLGVSEGQTVAVGTVIAVLAEAGEDASKIKASAGGAAPAKSVKAEGAGSSNAGGSSGGAGSTAVIDRPTGGTSHTSNGVGHGTHDRVFASPLAKKIAEESGIDLASLEGSGPGGRIVRKDVEEAIRGGVGAKVAPGRGGGAAPAPSPAFAPGAPVLAARTVTLSNMRRVIATRLVESKQTIPHYQVTVEVEMDALLALRQQLNEQLATQNVKLSVNDFLVRACALAMHEHPFVNSRWVATKGQESIEILGEVNVGVAIALDEAKGGGLVVATIRNADAIGLRQISSQTKQLADKARAKGLSPQEMEGATFTISNLGMFGVDHFTAIINPPNVAILAVGAALDKPIVKNGTVVPAKVMSMTMSSDHRVVDGAMAAKYLATVKSMLEKPASLLV, encoded by the coding sequence ATGTCAATCTCCATCACCATGCCCCGCCTGTCCGACACCATGCAGCAGGGGACCGTCGTCAAGTGGAACGTCAAGGAAGGTCAGCAGGTCAAGTCCGGCGATGTCATCGCGGACATCGAGACCGACAAGGCCACGATGGAACTGCAGACGTTTGATGACGGCACGATCGCCTCGCTCGGGGTGAGCGAGGGGCAGACGGTGGCCGTCGGCACCGTGATCGCGGTGCTCGCCGAGGCAGGCGAGGACGCATCGAAGATCAAGGCGAGCGCCGGCGGTGCCGCCCCTGCAAAGAGCGTGAAGGCCGAGGGTGCGGGTTCGTCCAACGCCGGTGGTTCGTCGGGTGGCGCGGGATCGACCGCCGTCATCGATCGCCCGACTGGCGGCACGTCGCACACGTCCAACGGTGTCGGGCACGGCACGCACGACCGCGTCTTCGCCTCGCCACTCGCCAAGAAGATCGCCGAGGAATCCGGGATCGATCTCGCGTCGCTCGAAGGCTCAGGCCCCGGCGGTCGTATCGTCCGCAAGGATGTGGAAGAAGCGATCCGTGGCGGTGTGGGCGCGAAGGTCGCTCCCGGCCGCGGCGGCGGCGCGGCTCCGGCGCCCTCGCCCGCCTTCGCGCCGGGCGCTCCGGTCCTCGCCGCCCGCACCGTGACGCTCTCCAACATGCGTCGCGTGATCGCGACGCGCCTTGTCGAGAGCAAGCAGACCATCCCGCACTATCAGGTGACGGTCGAGGTCGAGATGGACGCGCTCCTCGCGCTCCGCCAGCAACTCAACGAGCAACTCGCGACGCAGAACGTGAAACTGAGCGTGAACGACTTCCTCGTCCGCGCGTGCGCTCTGGCGATGCATGAGCATCCATTCGTGAACAGCCGGTGGGTGGCCACCAAAGGGCAGGAGTCGATCGAGATTCTGGGCGAGGTGAACGTCGGCGTCGCCATCGCGCTCGATGAGGCCAAGGGCGGCGGGCTGGTCGTCGCGACCATCCGCAACGCCGACGCGATCGGCCTGCGTCAAATCTCGTCGCAGACCAAGCAACTCGCCGACAAGGCCCGGGCCAAGGGCTTGTCACCCCAGGAGATGGAGGGCGCGACGTTCACGATCTCCAATCTCGGGATGTTCGGCGTGGACCACTTCACGGCGATCATCAACCCGCCGAATGTCGCGATCCTCGCGGTCGGGGCCGCCCTCGACAAGCCGATCGTGAAGAACGGCACGGTCGTCCCGGCGAAGGTCATGTCGATGACGATGTCGAGCGATCACCGCGTCGTCGATGGCGCGATGGCGGCGAAATACCTCGCGACGGTGAAGAGCATGCTCGAAAAGCCGGCGAGCCTGCTCGTCTGA
- a CDS encoding alpha-ketoacid dehydrogenase subunit beta — protein MVSTLNLPALPDFEKPLPPREGDRVIQFREALREAMSEEMRRDPRVFLLGEEVAQYNGAYKVSQGMLEEFGPQRIIDSPISENGFAGLAVGAAMYGLKPIIEFMSWSFSLVAADQILNNVPKMLYMSGGQWGCPIVFRGNDGAGGQLGSTHSWCVEGLYSNVPGMKIAIPSNPYDAKGLLKTAIRELDPVFFLESERMLGDKAHVPEEEYYIPFGKARLVREAASETKSCTLVSFGRPVHFCVEAAEELAKDGIECDVLDMRTIRPLDIDSIIASVQKTGRVVVVDQSWPFASVASEVVTQICERCFDWLDYQPVRVNTEDVPTPYAKNLEYAYLPNKEKIAAAVRKTLA, from the coding sequence ATGGTCAGCACGCTGAATCTTCCCGCCTTGCCCGATTTCGAGAAGCCCCTCCCGCCGCGCGAGGGCGATCGCGTCATCCAGTTCAGAGAGGCGCTCCGCGAGGCGATGAGCGAGGAGATGCGCCGCGACCCGCGGGTCTTCCTTCTTGGCGAAGAGGTCGCCCAGTACAACGGGGCGTACAAGGTCAGCCAGGGGATGCTCGAGGAGTTTGGGCCCCAGCGCATCATCGACAGCCCCATCAGCGAGAACGGCTTTGCCGGGTTGGCGGTCGGGGCGGCGATGTACGGGCTCAAGCCCATCATCGAGTTCATGTCGTGGTCGTTCAGCCTTGTTGCGGCGGACCAGATCCTGAACAACGTGCCGAAGATGCTGTACATGTCCGGCGGGCAGTGGGGGTGCCCCATCGTCTTCCGTGGCAACGACGGCGCGGGCGGTCAGTTGGGCTCGACCCACTCCTGGTGCGTCGAGGGGTTGTACAGCAACGTCCCCGGGATGAAGATCGCGATCCCCAGCAATCCGTACGACGCCAAGGGCCTCCTGAAGACGGCGATCCGTGAGTTGGACCCGGTCTTCTTCCTCGAGAGCGAGCGCATGCTGGGCGACAAGGCCCACGTCCCCGAGGAGGAGTACTACATCCCGTTCGGGAAGGCGCGACTCGTGCGCGAGGCCGCGAGCGAGACCAAGTCTTGCACGCTCGTGTCCTTCGGTCGTCCTGTGCACTTCTGCGTTGAGGCCGCCGAGGAACTCGCGAAGGATGGCATCGAGTGCGACGTGCTCGACATGCGAACGATCCGCCCGCTCGATATCGATTCCATCATCGCGAGCGTGCAGAAGACAGGGCGCGTGGTGGTGGTGGACCAGTCCTGGCCGTTCGCCAGCGTGGCGAGCGAGGTGGTGACGCAGATCTGTGAGCGATGCTTCGACTGGCTGGACTATCAGCCGGTGCGAGTGAACACGGAGGACGTGCCGACGCCGTATGCGAAGAACCTGGAGTACGCGTATCTCCCCAACAAGGAGAAGATCGCGGCGGCGGTGAGGAAGACGCTGGCGTAA
- a CDS encoding glycosyltransferase family 4 protein, with product MPPNVADAFVLVFTFGMSLKGWKQAGLLGREWAMYREVLKRYGSLVLVTYGDAEDLNTLREVCTPEEAAKVHLVCNERQINIMEYMARLPELVNEKLRDARRVVVKTNQMVGGEAAVRLTEWLRLQGKDVGLVARGGYLWTRFVTHEHGPHSEAADDAGLRERLLCQAADVVVGTTSEMVSDLSWRYGLNPARTRVVPNYVLTDFDPVPASDRDPGLILFAGQLIARKRVDLLVRAIADLPEDKREKVKLVVVGEGPEKRTLEQLAMSLGAPLEFLPRMPHHELLSLMSRCTIYAQASDLEGQPKTVLEAMASGAVVIVAHTPGLGDVVEHGATGLRLPSDPEAFATAIGELLNDVDWREMLGTAASRVTRARFGIQAILPRELEVHALALAVGTEHIGVLSAKRRAG from the coding sequence GTGCCGCCGAATGTAGCCGATGCGTTCGTCCTTGTCTTCACCTTCGGGATGTCCCTGAAGGGCTGGAAGCAGGCCGGCCTGCTCGGACGCGAGTGGGCGATGTACCGCGAGGTCCTCAAACGCTACGGCTCGTTGGTCCTCGTGACCTATGGAGACGCCGAGGACCTCAACACCCTGCGCGAGGTCTGCACGCCCGAAGAGGCCGCCAAGGTCCACCTCGTCTGCAACGAGCGCCAGATCAACATCATGGAGTACATGGCGCGACTCCCCGAACTCGTCAACGAAAAACTCCGCGACGCGCGCCGCGTCGTCGTCAAGACCAACCAGATGGTCGGCGGTGAGGCGGCCGTCCGGCTCACCGAGTGGCTCCGACTCCAGGGCAAGGACGTCGGACTCGTTGCCCGCGGCGGTTACCTCTGGACACGCTTCGTCACGCACGAGCATGGCCCGCACTCCGAGGCCGCCGATGATGCCGGGCTTCGCGAGCGACTCCTCTGCCAGGCCGCCGATGTCGTCGTCGGCACGACCAGCGAGATGGTCTCGGACCTCTCCTGGCGGTACGGGCTGAACCCGGCGCGCACACGCGTCGTCCCGAACTACGTCCTCACCGATTTCGACCCCGTCCCGGCGTCCGATCGCGATCCGGGCCTGATCCTCTTCGCCGGCCAACTCATCGCGCGCAAGCGCGTCGACCTGCTCGTCCGCGCCATCGCCGATCTTCCCGAGGACAAACGCGAGAAGGTGAAACTCGTGGTCGTCGGCGAGGGCCCGGAGAAGCGGACGCTCGAGCAACTCGCGATGTCGCTCGGTGCGCCCCTGGAGTTCCTCCCGCGGATGCCACATCACGAACTGCTGTCGCTCATGTCGCGCTGCACGATCTACGCCCAGGCGTCGGACCTTGAGGGCCAGCCCAAGACTGTTCTCGAGGCGATGGCGAGCGGTGCCGTGGTCATCGTCGCCCACACGCCGGGCCTTGGTGATGTCGTCGAGCACGGCGCGACGGGACTGCGACTACCCAGCGACCCCGAGGCCTTCGCCACCGCGATCGGTGAACTGCTCAACGACGTCGATTGGCGCGAGATGCTCGGCACGGCCGCCTCACGCGTCACTCGCGCCCGCTTCGGCATCCAGGCGATCCTGCCCCGCGAACTCGAGGTCCACGCCCTCGCTCTCGCCGTGGGCACCGAGCACATCGGCGTCCTGTCCGCCAAACGCCGAGCCGGCTGA
- a CDS encoding HAD hydrolase family protein, whose product MDYPAFATTRARLADPPSAVRCIAHPWPVFHQSPSHFARLLRGVYFERQRPRAEAIARDIQLVVFDFDGVMTDNAVIVTQDGQERVRCNRSDGMGIGMLKKVGIEVMVLSMEENPVVQRRCDKLKIPCIQGQVHKLPVLERVAKEKNLRLEQICYVGNDVNDLECLEHVGLGIAVADAWDDVLIRVRFATRRPGGNGAVREVCDLLRKARDAR is encoded by the coding sequence ATGGACTATCCCGCCTTCGCCACCACGCGCGCCCGCCTCGCCGATCCGCCCAGTGCCGTGCGCTGCATCGCCCACCCCTGGCCGGTATTCCACCAGAGTCCCAGCCACTTCGCCCGTCTCCTCCGCGGCGTCTACTTCGAGCGCCAGCGTCCGCGCGCCGAGGCCATCGCCCGAGACATCCAACTCGTCGTCTTCGATTTCGATGGCGTCATGACCGACAACGCCGTCATCGTGACACAGGATGGACAGGAGCGCGTCCGCTGCAACCGGTCCGACGGCATGGGCATCGGCATGCTCAAGAAAGTCGGCATCGAGGTCATGGTCCTCTCCATGGAGGAGAACCCTGTCGTCCAGCGACGCTGCGACAAACTCAAGATCCCCTGCATCCAGGGACAGGTCCACAAACTCCCCGTCCTCGAACGTGTCGCCAAGGAGAAGAACCTCCGCCTCGAGCAGATCTGCTACGTCGGGAACGACGTCAACGACCTCGAGTGTTTGGAGCACGTCGGTCTGGGCATCGCTGTCGCCGACGCCTGGGACGATGTTCTGATTCGCGTGCGCTTCGCCACACGAAGACCCGGTGGCAACGGGGCGGTCCGAGAAGTCTGTGATCTGCTCCGGAAGGCTCGCGACGCCCGATAA
- a CDS encoding homogentisate 1,2-dioxygenase, producing the protein MAYYFKLGNLPKQRHVQFRRPDGALYSEELFGTEGFVGPSSTMYHIHPPTQVSGWKTLYKTKPEYVEEDVMRMRHAKTAKMKARGDSVTGRVVLYGNSDVEMSVCVPKDQMDYHFKNGQGDECLFVHFGSGTVYTMFGTLKFGKKDYIVIPKGTIYRMEWNPLKDADRPENYTKDEMPFGKFVCFETANGSHIGPPPRYVSKATGQFLEHSPYCERDLRVPELPLTFDELGEFEVRIKARDCVHSYIYSYHPLDIVGWDGCYYPYCFNIDDFAPIVGKLHMPPPIHQTFEGHNFVICSFCPRVLDFHPNAIPIPYNHSNIDSDEILYYVEGNYKARRGIEVGSISLHPQGIPHGPHPGTVELSLGKTFTDELAVMCDTFRPMFPTKAALDIDDISYPESWRADHHAPLQQRHGSNGHAPKPDPNRVGNVWAT; encoded by the coding sequence ATGGCATACTACTTCAAACTCGGAAACCTCCCCAAGCAGAGGCACGTCCAGTTCCGCCGCCCCGACGGCGCGCTCTATTCCGAGGAACTCTTCGGCACCGAGGGGTTCGTCGGGCCCAGCAGCACCATGTACCACATCCACCCGCCGACCCAGGTCAGCGGCTGGAAGACCCTGTACAAGACCAAGCCCGAGTACGTCGAGGAAGACGTGATGCGCATGCGTCACGCCAAGACCGCCAAGATGAAGGCCCGCGGCGACTCCGTCACCGGACGCGTCGTCCTCTATGGCAACAGCGACGTCGAGATGTCCGTCTGCGTCCCCAAGGACCAGATGGACTATCACTTCAAGAACGGGCAGGGCGACGAGTGCCTCTTCGTCCACTTCGGCAGCGGGACCGTCTACACCATGTTCGGAACGCTCAAATTCGGGAAGAAGGACTACATCGTCATCCCCAAGGGCACCATCTATCGCATGGAGTGGAACCCGCTCAAGGACGCCGACCGCCCGGAGAACTACACCAAAGACGAGATGCCCTTCGGCAAGTTCGTCTGCTTCGAGACCGCCAACGGCAGCCACATCGGACCGCCGCCGCGCTATGTGAGCAAGGCCACGGGCCAGTTCCTCGAGCACTCGCCCTATTGCGAGCGTGACCTGCGCGTGCCCGAGTTGCCCCTGACCTTCGACGAACTGGGCGAGTTCGAGGTGCGCATCAAGGCCCGCGATTGCGTGCACTCGTACATATACTCGTACCATCCGCTCGACATCGTCGGGTGGGACGGCTGCTACTACCCGTACTGCTTCAACATCGACGACTTCGCCCCGATCGTGGGCAAGTTGCACATGCCGCCGCCAATCCACCAGACGTTTGAGGGTCACAACTTCGTGATCTGCTCCTTCTGCCCGCGCGTGCTCGACTTCCACCCCAACGCCATCCCGATTCCCTACAACCACAGCAACATCGATAGCGACGAGATCCTGTACTACGTCGAGGGGAACTACAAGGCCCGCCGCGGCATCGAGGTCGGCTCCATCAGCCTCCACCCGCAGGGCATCCCCCACGGGCCGCACCCGGGCACCGTCGAACTCAGCCTCGGGAAGACTTTCACCGACGAGTTGGCCGTCATGTGCGACACCTTCCGCCCGATGTTCCCCACCAAGGCCGCGCTCGACATCGACGACATCTCCTATCCAGAAAGTTGGCGAGCCGACCACCACGCCCCGCTCCAGCAACGCCACGGCAGCAACGGGCACGCACCCAAGCCCGACCCCAATCGCGTTGGCAACGTCTGGGCGACGTGA